AGGGCTACCCGCGGCCGGCGTCCTGTCGATCCTGTTCTTCGCGCTCTTCGTCGGGCCGGTGCTCTCGCGGCGGGGCCCGCCGGGACCGCCGTGGGTGAACGGCGCCCGCGTCGGCCTCGCCGCATTCGCGGTGCAGAATCTCGCGGATTTCACCGCGTTCCTTCCCTCGCTGCTCTGGCTCGCCGCCGCGCTTCGCGGAACGCTGTCGTCGGTCGAGGCTAAAGAGCCGATCCCGACCCCGTCGATCGGCGGGACGATTCGATGGCCGCTCCTCGCGGGGGTCGTGGCGGCGGCGGCCTTGAGCGCTCCCGCCGGCCTCGCCTGGAACGCCCGGGTCGAAGCCCGGGAGGAGCTGGCCTCAGGCGATCTCGCGGCGGCGGTGGGAAGCGCGCGCCGGGCGGCACGGCTCGTCCCCTGGGACGCCGAGGCGCGCGTCGCGCTGGCCGAAGCGTTGCTCGCACGGTCCGCGGCCACCCTCGGTGCGAGGCCGGAACTGAGAGAGGGTCTAAGCGAGGCGGACCGCGCGGTCGCGCTCGATCCGATCCGCCCGGGGGCGAGGGACGTCAGGGCCCGGGTGCGATTCGCGGCCGGTGATCTGGCGGGAGCTTACGCGGATCTCGTGGAAGCCGCCCGCCTGTACCCCCTGCGACGGGAGTATGCGCGCCGCAGGGACCAGGCGGCGACCGCGCTTCGGGTGCGCTCCGCGCCGGAGGCACGGCCGTGAATGCCCTCGCGCTCTCCTCGGGCCTCGCGGCGCTTCTCCTCGCGGCGGTTCTCGGGGAAGGGGGCGCTTCACCGGGCGGCCTGCTTCTGGTTCACGGGGCGGTGGCGCTGCTCGCACTGCTCGCGATCCTCGCGCCCCGATTCGCCGGGGAGCCGAGGCTTCCTGCCGCGGCGTCGGGTTCCGCGCTGGCCCTGTTTTCAGCGCTCGCGCTCGCGGGCGCCTGTCTCGCGCCGTACCGGTTCGCGGCGTTCCTCGTGCTGCAGGAGATCGCCGCGTTCGCCGGGGTCGCGCTTCTCGCCGCTCGATGCGGGCCGCGACTCGTGGTCCGCATCGGCATGCCGTTGCTGGTCGGGGCGGCCCTCGAGGGAACGCTCGCTCTCGTCCAGCGGGCGATGGGAGCGCTTCGCCCGGCCGGAACGTTTCTGAACCCGAACCACCTGGCGACATGGCTCGTGGCGGCACTGCTGATCGGAGCCGGGACCGCCGGCACGGGAGGCCGCCGTGGAGCCTGGGCGCGCGTGGCGCTGGCCGCGCCGGCGGCGCTGGCTCTCGTCCTCGTCGGCTCGCGTGCGGCCCTTCTCGCCCTCGTCGCGGGCGCGGTGGTGCTCCTCCTCTGCCTTTGGCGTAGCGTCGGGGTCCGGACGCGGACCGCGCTCGCCGGGTCCGCGGCTCTGCTCCTGGTGGGCATCGGCATCGGTGTCGCCGTGCGCTTCGCGAGAGGCGACGCGTTTCGGTACCAGCGCTTCAAGATCTACGGGGCGAGCCTCCAGGCGGTCGCGGCCTCTCCTTGGCTCGGCACCGGGCCCGGGCAATTCGCCACCGCGGCGGCCAATCTCAATTTCCCGATATCCGAGGGGCCGCTGCGCTTCGCTCGCTCGTTCGACGCGACCCACTCGGACCTGCTTCGGCTACCCGCGGAGTTCGGCTTGCCCGCGGCCGTCGCGGGGCTCGCCGCCCTGATGCTCGCCGCGCGGGAGATCGTGCGGCGGCGACGATCGGGCGCCCTCCCGACGGGGACCGCGGGTGCGATCGCCGCGCTCGTCGCGCTCGCGGTGCCGGCGGCCGTGGACAACCCGAGCAGGATTCCCGCGTTGCACCTCCTCGCCGCCGCGCTCCTCGGGGGCCTCCTCTCCACCGAAACTCGCGAGCCCGCCCCGCGACCCGGACGCGCGCTGCGCGGGGCGGCCGCGGCGTCGCTCGTGCTGCTCGTGCTGGTCGGCGACGCGGCGCCCTACTTGGCGTGGAAGTCGGTGCGCGGGCTCCCTCGCGGGCGCCTCGACGCGTCGGGGCGGGCACGCCTCCGCGCGGCGCTGGCCTGGAATCCGTTCCATCCCGACCTGTGGACCCGCCGCGCGGAGGACCTGGCGTCGGGGCGGGAGTTCGGCGTGTCGGTCTACGCCGAGGCCCGCGAGGCCGCGGAGACGGCGGTCCGGCTGGAGGCCGCCGACGCCCGCTACCGGATCGCGATCGCGCGCGTCGAAGCGCTGGCGTGTACGCGGCTGTTCCGCGACGAGGCGGCCCGCGCGCGGGCGGCGGCGC
The Terriglobia bacterium genome window above contains:
- a CDS encoding O-antigen ligase family protein → MNALALSSGLAALLLAAVLGEGGASPGGLLLVHGAVALLALLAILAPRFAGEPRLPAAASGSALALFSALALAGACLAPYRFAAFLVLQEIAAFAGVALLAARCGPRLVVRIGMPLLVGAALEGTLALVQRAMGALRPAGTFLNPNHLATWLVAALLIGAGTAGTGGRRGAWARVALAAPAALALVLVGSRAALLALVAGAVVLLLCLWRSVGVRTRTALAGSAALLLVGIGIGVAVRFARGDAFRYQRFKIYGASLQAVAASPWLGTGPGQFATAAANLNFPISEGPLRFARSFDATHSDLLRLPAEFGLPAAVAGLAALMLAAREIVRRRRSGALPTGTAGAIAALVALAVPAAVDNPSRIPALHLLAAALLGGLLSTETREPAPRPGRALRGAAAASLVLLVLVGDAAPYLAWKSVRGLPRGRLDASGRARLRAALAWNPFHPDLWTRRAEDLASGREFGVSVYAEAREAAETAVRLEAADARYRIAIARVEALACTRLFRDEAARARAAARYDEAVERSCHDPYPLLEKGGFLLDASDPAGARRAAEQALRIEPEAVPARLLLAESLLAEGGAGARESAARLLAEAEARARRWAAWPKESSYEQNLLTLDPARARAIRERLERG